The Gimibacter soli genome includes a region encoding these proteins:
- a CDS encoding helix-turn-helix domain-containing protein, producing the protein MNSASSMNVGSLLREWRERRSLSQLALACEASISQRHLSFVESGRSTPSRDMIIHLAEQLSIPLRERNSLLVAAGFAPLYSQRPPEDPALGPTSEAVAAILKGHEPYPAIAVDRHWNLLQANAALPFMLTGVDPSLLEGPINVLRIALHPKGLMPRILNHAEWRRHLLHRLDREISNTADPKLVELANELKSYPHGENRARFGVEMPNLGNVAVMLQLSSDFGPLSLISTTTVFGTALDIGLAELTIETFFPADPDTGARLRQIGATQK; encoded by the coding sequence ATGAACAGCGCCTCGTCGATGAATGTCGGTTCGCTTCTCAGGGAATGGCGGGAACGCCGCTCGCTGAGCCAGTTGGCCCTCGCCTGCGAGGCCTCGATCTCGCAGCGGCACCTGAGCTTCGTGGAATCCGGCCGCAGTACGCCGAGCCGCGACATGATCATTCATCTGGCCGAACAGCTTTCCATTCCCTTGCGGGAGAGAAACTCCCTGCTTGTCGCGGCTGGCTTCGCGCCCCTATACAGCCAGCGCCCGCCAGAGGACCCCGCCCTCGGGCCCACTAGCGAGGCGGTCGCCGCAATCCTGAAGGGGCACGAGCCATATCCCGCCATTGCAGTGGACCGGCACTGGAACCTGTTGCAGGCGAATGCGGCCTTACCCTTCATGCTGACGGGCGTGGATCCATCGCTTCTGGAAGGTCCGATCAATGTGCTGCGCATAGCGCTGCACCCCAAGGGCCTTATGCCGCGTATCCTTAATCATGCAGAGTGGCGGCGACATCTGTTGCACCGGCTGGACCGCGAAATCAGCAACACGGCCGATCCGAAACTTGTTGAGCTGGCGAACGAACTGAAGTCCTATCCGCATGGCGAAAACCGAGCGCGCTTCGGCGTTGAAATGCCGAACCTCGGCAATGTCGCTGTCATGCTGCAATTATCATCCGACTTCGGGCCGCTCTCGCTGATCAGCACGACAACCGTGTTCGGCACCGCCCTCGATATCGGTCTCGCGGAACTCACCATCGAGACCTTCTTCCCTGCCGATCCCGATACCGGGGCCCGCCTGCGCCAGATTGGTGCCACCCAAAAATAA
- a CDS encoding TonB-dependent receptor has translation MRKLGSSLLVLCTYGLSQQAVAQTEDQSDDFALEEIVVTARGQREILRETPATLTVLTAETLEKTGIKNASDFVNFTPGVSIVANTAEAGDNQINIRGINSARDAESSVALVVDGILKTNTAVLNQDQGTVRQIEILKGPQGAIYGRNAAAGAIVMTTAEPGDEMEGGFKASGGNNSNFSGAAYISAPLSDTVGFLVSADYTTTDGFFRNRYLGDRAIVDDRETWNINGRLVLKPSDVTKIDAKLRYGELGGASINFNPIFALPTFASGLGVPAFYEDINKHTFLYDSNIRPENDQRTFEASVKLEHEFDTMRLTAWALYSDVKNDLTADGTSGDFFRYAGVAECIASTAEAEGYPVNPPSYFAGAFGQLYGAYSPTTCDGTQYQMRNQKDFSAEVRLASLDDGQPLQWQLGSYYLNIDRTTAVSLGADLNQGVLQNPYNGPTSANPTSQLYWDNFNTNVYAGFGSLSYAMSEALKGTFALRYDREERKVHNLAPAVFDPYTGGPINPGQQVVDGVVQPIADQSEAFDQIEPKISLSYAPDRTFTAFANWGIGFKSGGFNNQGSKALIDANFNSAPVNAGVVINDQFRKETSSAFEAGIKGTFLDGRVSYDLAGYYTKVDDMQFFEFFVGGFGLLRVVSNIDRVDIKGLETNVNVRITPEWRVFGGVNITDSEIKENASRPNTVGNKSPYTPDYTINAGTQYVQEITDDIDLFVRADWRRVGPTWFHTVQDQTRVTIFEAFYPGLGTANYDLTQRKAYDLVNLRIGFETDTWSLTGYASNLFNEKFVEEVIPAVEFGGSFVSPGARRSYGLELSYKF, from the coding sequence ATGCGGAAATTGGGTTCCAGCCTGCTAGTATTGTGTACGTACGGGCTCAGCCAGCAGGCAGTTGCACAGACGGAAGACCAGAGCGACGACTTCGCGCTTGAAGAAATTGTGGTTACGGCGCGCGGCCAGCGCGAGATCCTGCGGGAAACCCCCGCAACACTGACGGTACTGACAGCCGAAACGCTGGAAAAGACGGGCATCAAGAATGCCTCCGACTTTGTGAACTTCACCCCCGGCGTGTCCATCGTGGCCAACACAGCCGAAGCCGGCGACAACCAGATCAACATCCGCGGCATCAATAGTGCGCGCGACGCCGAATCCTCGGTGGCGCTGGTCGTTGACGGCATCCTCAAAACCAACACCGCGGTACTCAATCAGGATCAGGGCACTGTCCGCCAGATTGAAATCCTGAAAGGCCCGCAGGGCGCCATCTATGGCCGCAACGCAGCCGCCGGCGCCATCGTCATGACCACGGCTGAGCCGGGCGACGAAATGGAAGGCGGCTTCAAGGCAAGCGGCGGCAACAACAGCAATTTCAGCGGCGCGGCCTATATCAGCGCCCCGCTTTCCGACACTGTCGGCTTCCTCGTTTCAGCGGACTATACGACAACCGACGGCTTCTTCCGGAACCGCTATCTTGGGGACCGGGCCATTGTCGATGACCGCGAGACATGGAACATCAATGGCCGGCTGGTACTGAAGCCGAGCGACGTGACGAAGATCGATGCCAAGCTGCGCTACGGCGAACTGGGCGGTGCCTCGATTAACTTCAACCCGATCTTCGCCCTGCCCACCTTTGCAAGCGGCCTTGGCGTGCCAGCCTTCTATGAAGACATCAACAAGCACACCTTCCTCTATGACAGCAACATCCGCCCAGAAAACGACCAGCGCACCTTCGAGGCGTCGGTCAAGCTGGAGCATGAATTCGATACGATGCGGCTGACCGCATGGGCGCTTTACAGCGATGTGAAGAACGACCTGACCGCCGATGGCACCTCGGGTGACTTCTTCCGCTATGCCGGTGTTGCAGAATGTATCGCCTCGACAGCCGAGGCCGAAGGCTATCCGGTCAATCCGCCGTCCTACTTCGCGGGCGCATTCGGCCAGCTTTACGGCGCCTATTCGCCCACGACCTGCGACGGCACCCAGTATCAGATGCGCAACCAGAAAGACTTCAGCGCCGAAGTCCGGTTGGCGTCGCTTGATGACGGGCAGCCGCTGCAATGGCAGCTTGGCTCCTATTATCTGAATATCGACCGCACCACGGCGGTCAGCCTTGGCGCTGACCTCAATCAGGGTGTCCTGCAAAATCCCTATAACGGCCCGACCTCGGCAAACCCGACGTCGCAGCTTTACTGGGATAATTTCAACACCAACGTCTATGCAGGTTTCGGCTCGCTGAGCTATGCCATGAGCGAAGCCCTCAAGGGCACCTTCGCCCTGCGCTATGACCGCGAGGAACGCAAGGTCCACAACCTTGCCCCTGCCGTGTTCGACCCTTACACAGGCGGCCCCATCAACCCGGGCCAGCAGGTGGTGGACGGCGTGGTGCAGCCGATTGCCGACCAGTCGGAAGCCTTTGACCAGATCGAGCCGAAAATCAGCCTGAGCTATGCGCCTGACCGTACCTTCACGGCCTTCGCCAACTGGGGGATCGGCTTCAAGTCCGGCGGTTTCAACAACCAGGGCAGCAAGGCGCTGATCGATGCCAACTTCAACTCGGCCCCGGTCAACGCCGGCGTGGTGATCAACGACCAGTTCCGCAAGGAAACCTCAAGCGCGTTTGAAGCAGGCATCAAGGGCACCTTCCTTGATGGTCGCGTCAGCTACGATCTTGCGGGCTACTATACCAAGGTCGACGACATGCAATTCTTCGAATTCTTTGTCGGCGGCTTCGGGCTCCTGCGCGTTGTTTCCAACATCGACCGGGTCGATATCAAGGGCCTTGAAACCAACGTCAATGTCCGCATTACGCCCGAATGGCGCGTGTTCGGCGGGGTGAATATCACCGACAGCGAGATCAAGGAAAACGCGTCGCGCCCCAATACCGTCGGTAACAAGTCACCCTACACGCCGGACTACACGATCAATGCCGGTACCCAGTATGTGCAGGAGATCACGGACGATATCGATCTCTTCGTGCGGGCTGACTGGCGCCGCGTGGGCCCGACCTGGTTCCATACAGTGCAGGACCAGACGCGGGTGACGATCTTCGAAGCCTTCTATCCGGGCCTCGGCACCGCCAACTATGACCTGACGCAGCGCAAGGCCTACGATCTCGTCAATCTCCGCATCGGTTTCGAGACCGACACCTGGAGCCTGACAGGCTATGCCTCCAACCTCTTCAACGAGAAGTTCGTCGAGGAAGTGATCCCGGCGGTCGAGTTCGGCGGATCGTTCGTCTCGCCCGGTGCGCGGCGGTCTTACGGCCTCGAACTGAGCTACAAGTTCTAG
- a CDS encoding GntR family transcriptional regulator, giving the protein MSKATEKAYETIRAAILSGRYAPGAHLKEEELVGLCGVSRTPVRDALRRLAADRYVVARRNQGTYVNEWSLDDIACIFEMRALLEGYAAERAATRITPDQLARVDKAWRDIEDVLAKDKLDIPEFLRANRVFHTTIIEAACNRQLRETIDQLVQPPIVNRTAMTYSRQDLRQSNDHHGLILSALKTGDAVTACTAMRQHLLTSYQNFLRNYDRSLGQE; this is encoded by the coding sequence GTGTCGAAAGCGACTGAAAAGGCCTATGAAACGATCCGCGCGGCGATCCTGTCCGGGCGCTACGCCCCCGGCGCGCATCTGAAGGAAGAGGAGCTCGTCGGCCTCTGCGGCGTCAGCCGCACCCCGGTGCGCGATGCCCTCCGCCGACTGGCGGCCGATCGCTATGTGGTCGCGCGGCGCAATCAGGGCACCTATGTCAATGAATGGTCGCTCGACGATATCGCCTGCATCTTTGAAATGCGTGCCCTTCTCGAAGGCTATGCCGCCGAGCGCGCGGCCACCCGCATCACGCCCGATCAGCTCGCGCGCGTCGACAAGGCATGGCGCGATATCGAGGACGTCCTTGCCAAAGACAAGCTGGATATCCCCGAATTCCTGCGCGCCAACCGCGTGTTCCACACAACGATCATCGAGGCCGCCTGTAACCGCCAGCTCCGCGAAACCATCGACCAGCTGGTGCAGCCCCCGATCGTGAACCGCACAGCGATGACCTATTCACGGCAGGACCTGCGCCAGAGTAACGATCACCACGGGCTGATCCTTTCGGCACTCAAGACCGGCGATGCGGTCACCGCCTGCACGGCGATGCGCCAGCACCTGCTGACGTCCTATCAGAACTTCCTGCGCAATTACGACCGCTCGCTGGGGCAGGAATAA
- a CDS encoding hydantoinase B/oxoprolinase family protein yields MAAKIIQTNQTPFTPIDVDTITLDIIENALRNAREEMDATLFRTAMSPGIREQGDAFPLIADRNGLMVVGQFGSFIGGFLRAYEGEIEEGDMIWLSDPYSCEGAVSHNNDWLIIRPIFRQGRLTAWACMFGHQTDIGGKVPGSLPTDATSIFEEGVRIPPIKLFRKDVLQEDILKLVLHQVRMPEWCRADLLAIVASCRVAERRVNEICDRFGDDLFSSATDELLARNKRAMGHLIASAVSEKKVSFEDYVCDDGRGYGPYKLKCTMWREGGKVILDFEGTDPQAVGSVNFYLNENMLKMFFGIYMIMVFDPQVLFNDGFYDLVDVRIPERSLLKPAFPAALSCRTHALGRIFDVLGGLLGQGQPEFLNAAGFSSSPHLMYSGFHKDSREWFQLFQIGFGGIPGRPWGDGPDGHSLWPGFTNVPNEFLERYFPMRITRYTSLADSGGAGKNRGGNGILMTYAFLNDGIIAIHDDRWFTSPWGVNGGEPGERSRKVLRRKSGEEIILPAKCDNIEVQEGDELDYITWGGGGWGSPAERDADLVALEVKRGLVSVEGAFANYGVKVREDFTVDEAATKARRAELAKTIDTSQIFNFGPSIEELRARCEADTGLPAPMPPRQH; encoded by the coding sequence ATGGCTGCAAAAATCATCCAGACCAACCAGACGCCCTTCACGCCCATCGACGTGGATACGATCACGCTCGATATCATCGAAAATGCCTTGCGCAACGCGCGGGAAGAGATGGACGCGACGCTTTTCCGCACGGCCATGAGCCCCGGCATCCGGGAGCAGGGCGACGCCTTCCCGCTGATCGCTGACCGCAACGGCCTGATGGTCGTCGGCCAGTTCGGCAGCTTCATTGGCGGCTTCCTGCGCGCCTATGAAGGCGAGATCGAGGAAGGCGACATGATCTGGCTTTCCGATCCCTATTCGTGCGAAGGCGCGGTCAGCCACAATAACGACTGGCTGATCATCCGGCCGATCTTCCGCCAGGGGCGGCTGACCGCCTGGGCCTGCATGTTCGGCCACCAGACTGACATCGGCGGCAAGGTGCCGGGCTCGCTGCCCACCGACGCCACCTCGATCTTCGAGGAAGGCGTGCGCATCCCGCCGATCAAGCTGTTCCGCAAGGATGTGCTGCAGGAAGATATCCTGAAGCTGGTGCTGCATCAGGTGCGGATGCCCGAATGGTGCCGTGCCGACCTTCTGGCCATTGTCGCCAGTTGCCGGGTGGCCGAGCGCCGCGTGAACGAGATTTGCGACCGTTTCGGCGACGACCTTTTCTCCTCCGCCACGGATGAGCTTCTGGCCCGCAACAAACGCGCGATGGGGCACCTGATTGCCTCGGCGGTTTCCGAAAAGAAAGTCAGCTTCGAGGATTATGTCTGCGACGATGGCCGCGGCTATGGCCCCTACAAGCTGAAATGCACCATGTGGCGCGAGGGCGGGAAGGTCATCCTCGATTTCGAAGGTACCGACCCGCAGGCCGTTGGCTCGGTGAACTTCTATCTCAACGAAAACATGCTGAAGATGTTCTTTGGCATCTACATGATCATGGTGTTCGATCCGCAGGTGCTGTTCAACGATGGCTTCTATGATCTCGTTGACGTACGCATCCCCGAACGCAGCCTGCTGAAGCCGGCCTTCCCGGCGGCGCTTTCCTGCCGGACCCACGCGCTTGGCCGTATCTTCGACGTACTTGGCGGGCTTCTGGGGCAGGGGCAGCCGGAATTCCTGAACGCGGCCGGTTTCTCGTCGAGCCCGCACCTGATGTATTCGGGCTTCCACAAGGACAGCCGCGAATGGTTCCAGCTGTTCCAGATCGGCTTCGGGGGCATTCCGGGCCGGCCTTGGGGTGACGGGCCGGATGGTCATAGCCTGTGGCCGGGCTTCACCAACGTGCCGAACGAGTTTCTGGAACGCTATTTCCCGATGCGCATCACCCGCTATACCTCGCTTGCCGATAGTGGCGGGGCGGGCAAGAACCGTGGCGGCAATGGCATCCTGATGACCTATGCCTTCCTCAATGACGGCATTATCGCGATCCATGACGACCGCTGGTTCACCTCACCTTGGGGTGTGAACGGCGGTGAGCCCGGCGAGCGGTCAAGGAAGGTGCTGCGCCGTAAATCGGGTGAGGAAATCATCCTGCCTGCCAAGTGCGATAATATCGAGGTGCAGGAAGGCGACGAGCTTGACTATATCACCTGGGGCGGTGGCGGTTGGGGCAGCCCGGCCGAGCGCGATGCCGATCTCGTGGCGCTTGAGGTGAAACGCGGTCTTGTGAGCGTCGAGGGTGCCTTTGCCAATTATGGCGTCAAGGTGCGGGAGGATTTCACGGTGGATGAAGCCGCCACAAAGGCCCGCCGCGCCGAGCTTGCAAAGACAATCGACACCAGCCAGATCTTCAATTTCGGCCCGTCGATCGAGGAACTGCGGGCGCGCTGCGAGGCGGATACCGGCCTGCCGGCGCCGATGCCACCGCGCCAGCACTGA
- a CDS encoding hydantoinase/oxoprolinase family protein, whose protein sequence is MSYRLGVDVGGTFTDLLLIEEKTGKTWRNKVPSTPHDPSVAVINGTEAICAAAGVKPSEIDQFLHGTTVATNAVLEGKGARTGLVVTEGYRQILQVARSLVPGGLAAWITWPKPEPLAPLETTVEVTERLGADGSVVKPLDEASVRAALLRLKAEGIEALTVCLINSYVNGAHEQRVGEIAAEIFPDIPVSLSHEILPEMQEYERALTTVANSLVRPVMAMYVANLRSKLRALGMKGRINLLRSDGGLMGSEKAEGHPVNLLMSGPAGGVTGALWVSRNAGIGNILTLDVGGTSTDVALIENGEPKLRRETSVGHLTVRASSLDVKTVGAGGGSIAHVPELTRALRVGPESAGAVPGPAAYGKGGDRATVTDAHVVLGNLPESLLGGTFKLDRDAAKTVVQKVADALGVSLYEAAQGIIDIANENMFGALRLVSVQQGYDPREFALMGFGGAGSLHSNAVGKLMGSYPVIVPVSPGVLCATGDATTQLRYEHARSFNKMVSQTEDAEIAALLAEMRGVVKGDLKDEGVPEDEQSVRFEAGVRYAGQGFEVSMAIDIADFEAGHGIEAVKAAFDAEHKRLFTFNLDVVHEIVNLRAIGLGKAAEMPTQKLAKGDTDPAQAKLRDHRMWVEGQERDAVIYERAKLEAGDRLVGPCVITEMDSTAVILPDHVGVVDDFGNILINPVA, encoded by the coding sequence ATGTCATACAGGCTCGGAGTAGACGTTGGGGGGACATTCACCGATCTCCTTCTGATCGAGGAAAAGACCGGAAAAACATGGCGCAACAAGGTGCCAAGCACGCCGCATGACCCGTCGGTCGCCGTGATCAACGGCACCGAGGCGATTTGCGCCGCGGCAGGCGTGAAGCCGTCCGAGATCGACCAGTTCCTGCATGGCACCACGGTTGCCACGAACGCCGTTCTGGAAGGCAAGGGCGCCCGCACCGGGCTCGTCGTCACCGAAGGCTACCGCCAGATCCTGCAGGTCGCCCGGTCGCTGGTGCCCGGCGGGCTTGCCGCCTGGATCACCTGGCCGAAGCCCGAGCCGCTGGCCCCGCTGGAGACGACCGTCGAGGTCACTGAACGGCTGGGCGCTGACGGCAGCGTCGTGAAGCCCCTTGATGAAGCGAGCGTGCGCGCAGCACTCCTGCGCCTGAAAGCCGAAGGGATTGAGGCGCTGACGGTCTGCCTGATTAACAGCTATGTGAACGGCGCGCACGAGCAGCGCGTTGGCGAAATCGCCGCCGAGATTTTCCCCGATATCCCGGTTTCGCTGAGCCATGAAATCCTGCCCGAGATGCAGGAATATGAGCGTGCGCTCACCACTGTTGCCAACTCGCTGGTGCGGCCCGTGATGGCCATGTATGTGGCCAACCTGCGGTCCAAGCTGCGCGCCCTTGGCATGAAAGGCCGGATCAACCTTCTGCGGTCTGACGGCGGCCTGATGGGATCGGAGAAGGCCGAGGGGCACCCGGTGAACCTGCTGATGTCCGGCCCGGCTGGCGGCGTGACAGGCGCCCTGTGGGTTTCGCGCAATGCCGGGATCGGCAATATCCTGACACTTGATGTGGGCGGTACGTCCACCGACGTGGCCCTGATCGAGAACGGCGAGCCCAAGCTGCGCCGCGAAACGAGTGTCGGTCACCTCACCGTGCGGGCATCGTCGCTGGATGTGAAAACGGTCGGCGCTGGTGGTGGCTCCATCGCCCATGTGCCGGAACTGACCCGTGCGCTGCGTGTCGGCCCGGAATCCGCGGGCGCCGTGCCGGGGCCGGCGGCCTATGGCAAGGGCGGCGACCGCGCGACGGTAACGGATGCACATGTGGTGCTTGGCAACCTGCCGGAATCGCTGTTGGGTGGTACCTTCAAGCTGGATCGTGACGCGGCGAAAACCGTGGTGCAGAAGGTTGCCGATGCGCTGGGTGTCAGCCTTTATGAGGCTGCACAGGGCATCATCGATATCGCCAACGAGAATATGTTCGGCGCGCTTCGCCTTGTTTCCGTGCAGCAGGGCTATGACCCCCGCGAATTTGCCCTGATGGGCTTTGGCGGCGCGGGTTCGCTGCATTCGAACGCGGTTGGCAAGCTGATGGGATCCTATCCCGTTATCGTGCCGGTGAGCCCCGGTGTGCTGTGTGCAACCGGTGACGCGACCACGCAGCTCCGTTACGAACATGCCCGCTCGTTCAACAAGATGGTCAGCCAGACGGAAGATGCAGAAATCGCTGCACTTCTCGCCGAAATGCGCGGCGTGGTGAAGGGCGACCTGAAAGACGAAGGCGTGCCCGAGGACGAGCAGTCGGTGCGGTTCGAGGCCGGCGTTCGTTACGCGGGCCAAGGGTTCGAAGTCAGCATGGCAATCGATATTGCCGACTTCGAAGCTGGCCACGGGATCGAGGCGGTCAAGGCGGCCTTCGATGCCGAACACAAGCGGCTTTTCACCTTCAATCTTGATGTGGTGCATGAAATCGTCAACCTCCGGGCCATCGGGCTTGGCAAGGCGGCGGAAATGCCGACCCAGAAGCTCGCCAAAGGGGACACGGACCCGGCGCAGGCCAAGCTGCGCGACCACCGCATGTGGGTTGAAGGGCAGGAACGCGACGCCGTTATTTACGAGCGCGCTAAGCTCGAAGCCGGTGACCGGCTGGTCGGCCCGTGCGTGATCACCGAGATGGATTCGACCGCGGTGATCCTGCCCGACCATGTCGGGGTCGTTGATGACTTCGGCAATATCCTGATCAATCCGGTCGCCTGA